One genomic window of Magnolia sinica isolate HGM2019 chromosome 3, MsV1, whole genome shotgun sequence includes the following:
- the LOC131238504 gene encoding kinesin-like protein KIN-12F isoform X1, which translates to MSDSLGQMNHNLEGLKSDLNEVTKGRDCLDAELLVLKEQLEMAQAVAEENEAIATEVRQMAEARKNCAEEEEVKLLEKSVEELEYTVNVLENKGELVKGEAERQRLQRKELEGDPTETIHVEGYVAIHVHLYFVLETLNRPLIVLLILC; encoded by the exons ATGAGTGATTCACTTGGGCAAATGAATCATAACCTTGAAGGTTTGAAGAGTGATCTGAATGAAGTTACTAAGGGAAGGGATTGCCTTGATGCTGAGCTACTTGTCTTGAAAGAGCAGCTAGAAATGGCACAAGCTGTTGCTGAAGAAAATGAAGCAATTGCTACAGAAGTTCGACAG ATGGCTGAGGCAAGGAAGAACTGTGCTGAAGAGGAGGAGGTGAAGCTGTTAGAGAAGTCTGTGGAAGAGCTAGAATATACCGTAAATGTATTGGAAAACAAG gGGGAGCTTGTCAAAGGAGAGGCTGAAAGGCAACGGTTGCAAAGAAAGGAGCTAGAAGGGGACCCCACTGAAACAAttcatgtggaaggctatgtggcaattcatgtgcatttgtattttgttttggaaactttaaatagaccattaattgttttgttgatattgtgctga
- the LOC131238504 gene encoding kinesin-like protein KIN-12F isoform X2: MSDSLGQMNHNLEGLKSDLNEVTKGRDCLDAELLVLKEQLEMAQAVAEENEAIATEVRQARKNCAEEEEVKLLEKSVEELEYTVNVLENKGELVKGEAERQRLQRKELEGDPTETIHVEGYVAIHVHLYFVLETLNRPLIVLLILC, translated from the exons ATGAGTGATTCACTTGGGCAAATGAATCATAACCTTGAAGGTTTGAAGAGTGATCTGAATGAAGTTACTAAGGGAAGGGATTGCCTTGATGCTGAGCTACTTGTCTTGAAAGAGCAGCTAGAAATGGCACAAGCTGTTGCTGAAGAAAATGAAGCAATTGCTACAGAAGTTCGACAG GCAAGGAAGAACTGTGCTGAAGAGGAGGAGGTGAAGCTGTTAGAGAAGTCTGTGGAAGAGCTAGAATATACCGTAAATGTATTGGAAAACAAG gGGGAGCTTGTCAAAGGAGAGGCTGAAAGGCAACGGTTGCAAAGAAAGGAGCTAGAAGGGGACCCCACTGAAACAAttcatgtggaaggctatgtggcaattcatgtgcatttgtattttgttttggaaactttaaatagaccattaattgttttgttgatattgtgctga
- the LOC131238504 gene encoding kinesin-like protein KIN-12F isoform X3, producing MSDSLGQMNHNLEGLKSDLNEVTKGRDCLDAELLVLKEQLEMAQAVAEENEAIATEVRQMAEARKNCAEEEEVKLLEKSVEELEYTVNVLENKVSSSMERLKGNGCKERS from the exons ATGAGTGATTCACTTGGGCAAATGAATCATAACCTTGAAGGTTTGAAGAGTGATCTGAATGAAGTTACTAAGGGAAGGGATTGCCTTGATGCTGAGCTACTTGTCTTGAAAGAGCAGCTAGAAATGGCACAAGCTGTTGCTGAAGAAAATGAAGCAATTGCTACAGAAGTTCGACAG ATGGCTGAGGCAAGGAAGAACTGTGCTGAAGAGGAGGAGGTGAAGCTGTTAGAGAAGTCTGTGGAAGAGCTAGAATATACCGTAAATGTATTGGAAAACAAGGTCAGCTCATCAATG GAGAGGCTGAAAGGCAACGGTTGCAAAGAAAGGAGCTAG